The proteins below come from a single Candidatus Binatia bacterium genomic window:
- a CDS encoding SDR family oxidoreductase, whose product MPSDAGRVVGKVALITGAASGLGEADAHRLAEEGARVVLTDINVAAGEAVAQACGGVFLAQDVGDEATWPKVIEQTLAAHGRLDVLVNNAGIAPIGDIETTTVEVWRKTLRVHLDGTFFGCHYAMPALIESGGGSIINMSSITALIGHAPYLAYSAAKGGIRSMTKSIAAYGKAKNRRVRCNSIHPGSISTPMVHQAMESLMGVKLTEAEDPEALRTKLGIGEPNDVANMVLFLASDESKHMSGAELVIDNGSAITQGGR is encoded by the coding sequence TGCCGAGTGACGCCGGCCGCGTTGTCGGCAAGGTCGCGCTCATTACGGGCGCCGCATCGGGACTCGGCGAGGCCGATGCGCATAGACTCGCCGAAGAGGGCGCTCGAGTCGTGCTAACCGACATCAATGTTGCAGCCGGGGAGGCGGTGGCGCAGGCGTGCGGCGGCGTGTTCCTCGCCCAGGACGTGGGTGACGAGGCGACCTGGCCCAAGGTGATCGAGCAGACCCTTGCCGCGCATGGTCGGCTCGATGTTCTGGTGAACAACGCTGGGATCGCGCCGATCGGCGACATCGAAACGACGACGGTGGAGGTGTGGCGGAAGACTCTCCGCGTTCATCTCGACGGGACCTTCTTCGGATGCCACTACGCGATGCCGGCCCTCATCGAGTCGGGCGGTGGTTCGATCATCAACATGTCGTCGATCACCGCGCTGATTGGGCACGCTCCGTATCTTGCGTACTCCGCGGCAAAAGGCGGGATTCGCAGCATGACGAAATCGATCGCGGCGTACGGCAAGGCGAAGAACCGTCGCGTGCGCTGCAACTCGATTCATCCGGGGAGTATCTCGACGCCCATGGTGCACCAGGCCATGGAGTCACTGATGGGGGTCAAGTTGACGGAGGCGGAAGATCCTGAAGCCTTGCGCACCAAGCTCGGGATCGGTGAACCCAACGACGTCGCCAACATGGTTCTGTTCCTGGCGTCCGACGAATCCAAGCATATGAGCGGGGCTGAGCTGGTGATCGACAATGGCTCCGCCATCACACAGGGGGGGCGATGA
- a CDS encoding VOC family protein produces MNISGLTHVNVNCSDFDRSLAFYERLGFEVLVNVPPTNTPEVAAAVGMPPYRVKGALLILSGAATPFVIDLLEWQEPNDPAAPYAHLYHLGIGRIALATQDLDADVAELKAHGVEFLSEPVSVELDGRPAATRFVCFKDPDGTILELVQ; encoded by the coding sequence ATGAACATCTCGGGACTGACCCACGTGAACGTCAACTGCAGCGACTTCGATCGTTCGCTCGCCTTCTACGAGCGCCTCGGATTTGAGGTCCTGGTGAACGTGCCGCCGACTAACACGCCAGAGGTCGCGGCGGCCGTCGGTATGCCGCCGTACCGAGTGAAGGGTGCGCTGCTCATCCTAAGTGGTGCCGCGACCCCGTTTGTCATCGATCTACTCGAGTGGCAGGAGCCGAACGATCCGGCGGCGCCGTATGCGCACCTCTACCACCTCGGCATCGGACGAATCGCGCTCGCAACGCAGGACCTCGACGCCGACGTGGCGGAGCTGAAGGCCCACGGCGTGGAATTCCTTTCCGAGCCGGTATCGGTGGAACTCGATGGCCGTCCCGCCGCCACGCGGTTCGTGTGCTTCAAGGATCCCGACGGGACGATTTTGGAGCTCGTGCAGTAG
- a CDS encoding amidohydrolase family protein — MEQLPKIISVDDHVVEPAHVWQAWLPKKYREKGPRITRERFGKFTLEKGAKYKNPLDPEGEWGDAWLYEDKLIYVHKRHVAIPLEATPGGDKSKFDRSKMTMTAMTYDDMRPGCYDRDARIEEFKQNWVDGSLPFPTFPRFCGQTFKEGDDKELGLACVRAYNDWMVEEWCEPSGGMNIPLAIMPLWDVDLAVEEIERNAKRGVRAVCFSEIPSHLGLPSIHSGYWDPMFRICEETATVVCMHVGSSSTDPSGSPDAPGAAKATISFNNSMTSLAEYLFSIMPRFPKLKIAYSEGQVGWIPYALERADYVWEHHDGWMGNKNLLADKPSSFYYGRVYGCFTSDYHGMKNLDALGVDQICFETDYPHTDTSWPHTVAAVKEMLQGVPDDIAYKVVRGNAIKMLGLDRT; from the coding sequence ATGGAACAGCTCCCGAAGATCATCAGCGTAGACGATCACGTGGTCGAGCCAGCCCACGTGTGGCAGGCGTGGCTGCCCAAGAAGTACCGGGAAAAAGGGCCGCGGATCACGCGCGAGCGCTTCGGGAAGTTCACCCTCGAGAAGGGCGCGAAGTACAAGAATCCTCTCGACCCCGAGGGAGAATGGGGCGACGCATGGCTCTACGAGGACAAGCTGATCTACGTGCACAAGCGTCACGTCGCGATCCCCCTCGAGGCGACGCCGGGCGGCGACAAGTCCAAGTTCGACCGGTCGAAGATGACGATGACCGCGATGACCTACGACGACATGCGCCCCGGCTGTTACGACCGCGACGCGCGCATCGAGGAGTTCAAGCAGAACTGGGTCGACGGGTCGCTCCCCTTCCCCACCTTCCCGCGCTTCTGCGGACAGACGTTCAAAGAAGGTGACGACAAAGAGCTCGGTCTCGCCTGCGTCCGCGCCTACAACGACTGGATGGTCGAGGAGTGGTGCGAGCCGTCGGGCGGGATGAACATCCCCCTTGCCATCATGCCGCTGTGGGACGTCGATCTCGCGGTCGAAGAGATCGAGCGCAACGCCAAGCGGGGCGTGCGCGCCGTTTGCTTCAGCGAGATCCCGAGCCATCTCGGCCTTCCGAGCATCCACAGCGGATACTGGGATCCGATGTTCCGCATCTGCGAGGAGACGGCCACCGTCGTGTGCATGCACGTCGGCTCGTCGTCGACCGACCCGTCGGGTTCGCCGGACGCTCCCGGCGCTGCGAAGGCGACGATCTCTTTCAACAACTCGATGACGTCGCTCGCGGAATACCTGTTCAGCATCATGCCGCGTTTCCCAAAGCTGAAGATCGCCTACTCCGAGGGACAAGTCGGCTGGATCCCCTACGCGCTCGAGCGCGCCGACTACGTGTGGGAACACCACGACGGATGGATGGGCAACAAGAACCTCCTCGCCGACAAGCCGTCCTCCTTCTACTACGGGCGCGTGTACGGCTGCTTCACGTCGGATTACCACGGCATGAAGAACCTCGACGCGCTCGGCGTCGACCAGATCTGCTTCGAGACCGACTACCCCCACACCGATACGTCTTGGCCCCATACCGTCGCCGCCGTGAAGGAGATGCTGCAGGGTGTTCCCGACGACATCGCCTACAAGGTGGTGCGCGGCAACGCGATCAAGATGCTCGGGCTCGATCGGACCTGA
- a CDS encoding arylsulfotransferase family protein: MTPLQSSLLLCVAASLLATGCSDTTIATDEQPLEPTEPIARRDLSGCSPETSTACVTLSDGAPAETRYTLFNVLSAEDSGLYLVDGLGRFLNSWSTSGADGEPMPEPGHVLGTIEHPGPTTLPSLVDFRSPCVAILDWDGGAVWPNEAPPGAECGGELNPLQYGTTDEGRPSALAHHDLQVWNTPVYWTPEITESRGDGRVLFLAHADLTPEQSAAVGGMDVGEESIVEMAADGKTLLWEWLGADHIDELGFDADARAAITLFAGGLAPPDVPAPPGQGWLLLNAVSYLGPNRHCREPGSSECDERFHPDNVLVGSRQGALLFIVARHDHPDGDWSAGNVVWRLGPYFDDVTFGPISGQHHPHMIPFGLPGEGNILVFDNGSAAGFGRDASGALTSNLYDRGYSRILEVDPATREAVWSYEQPTAGADGTPRFYAFNLSSSQRLPGGNTFIDEGNSGRMFEVTRDGEIVWEFVSPFEPLITLQLPTGTLSVNVYRAYRVSPDWAPEG; this comes from the coding sequence GTGACGCCCCTCCAATCGAGCCTTCTCCTCTGCGTCGCAGCGTCTCTTCTCGCAACCGGCTGTTCCGACACGACGATCGCAACGGACGAGCAGCCGCTCGAGCCGACAGAGCCGATCGCACGTCGCGACCTCTCCGGATGCTCCCCGGAGACGTCGACCGCGTGCGTGACACTCAGTGACGGCGCGCCGGCGGAGACGCGATACACGCTCTTCAACGTCCTCTCCGCCGAGGACTCGGGCTTGTATCTCGTCGATGGACTCGGGCGGTTTCTCAACTCCTGGTCGACGAGCGGAGCCGATGGCGAGCCCATGCCCGAGCCTGGCCACGTACTCGGAACGATCGAGCACCCCGGCCCGACGACACTCCCTAGCCTCGTCGACTTCCGCTCCCCTTGCGTCGCCATCCTTGATTGGGACGGTGGCGCCGTATGGCCCAACGAAGCGCCCCCCGGAGCGGAGTGCGGTGGCGAGCTGAACCCTCTGCAATACGGAACGACCGATGAAGGGCGGCCGTCGGCCCTCGCCCACCACGACCTTCAGGTGTGGAACACCCCTGTCTATTGGACTCCCGAGATCACGGAGAGCCGCGGCGACGGTCGCGTTCTGTTCCTCGCCCACGCCGACCTGACACCGGAGCAATCGGCGGCAGTCGGCGGCATGGACGTCGGCGAAGAGTCGATCGTCGAGATGGCGGCGGACGGAAAAACGCTCTTGTGGGAGTGGCTCGGCGCAGACCACATCGACGAGCTGGGCTTCGATGCCGACGCGCGCGCGGCTATCACGTTGTTCGCTGGCGGCCTCGCCCCTCCGGACGTCCCCGCTCCTCCTGGCCAGGGCTGGCTCCTCTTGAACGCGGTCTCGTACCTCGGCCCGAACCGTCATTGCCGCGAGCCCGGCTCGAGCGAGTGCGACGAGCGATTTCATCCCGACAACGTGCTGGTGGGCTCTCGGCAAGGGGCCCTCCTGTTCATCGTCGCGCGGCACGACCACCCGGACGGCGACTGGTCGGCGGGGAACGTGGTCTGGCGACTTGGTCCGTACTTCGACGACGTCACCTTCGGGCCGATCAGCGGCCAGCACCACCCGCACATGATCCCCTTTGGCTTGCCCGGCGAAGGGAACATCCTGGTCTTCGACAACGGCAGTGCGGCCGGCTTCGGTCGGGACGCGAGCGGCGCGCTCACCAGCAATTTGTACGACCGCGGCTACTCCCGCATTCTAGAAGTCGACCCCGCAACCCGGGAGGCCGTGTGGTCGTACGAGCAGCCGACCGCAGGAGCGGACGGCACGCCGCGCTTCTATGCGTTCAACCTGAGCAGCTCGCAGCGGCTGCCGGGCGGCAACACGTTCATCGATGAGGGCAACTCCGGACGCATGTTCGAGGTCACGCGCGACGGAGAGATCGTTTGGGAGTTCGTATCTCCGTTCGAACCGCTGATCACCCTGCAATTGCCGACCGGTACACTCTCTGTGAACGTGTACCGGGCGTACCGCGTCTCGCCGGACTGGGCCCCGGAGGGCTGA
- a CDS encoding amino acid permease — protein sequence MAASRGTLGTFGGVFTPSILTILGLILFLRVGFVVGSGGVAQALLILALATTISTLTSLSLSAIATNRRVRGGGDYYLISRSLGVSFGGALGLVLFVAQAVSVGFYCVGFAEGVSGLSPEAAALPEKAVAGGAAALLLMLAYLGADLATRFQYVIMVLLVGAMISLFAGGVPAVSGEMLRANWTAADGGPGFWVLFAIFFPAVTGFTQGVSMSGDLKDPARSLPTGTFAAVGLSTVVYAATILLLGSTSPLTTLANESAALKHIALVPWLIAAGVLAATLSSALASFLGAPRILQALAADQIFLRLTPFAVGHGPSGNPRRAILLTAVIAGVTIAAGNLNLIAGLVSMFFLISYGLLNYATYVEATAASPSFRPRFGFFHAHASLAGTALCGIVMLAIDPVSGVIATTVIAAIYQYVRRTAVPARWRDSRRAYQFRRVREGLREIAAEPEGPTDWQPQILAFTHGLERRERVLQFGSWIAGNSGIVTAAVLIEGEGLSEESQRRCAEAEAELRAEIEEHEHDVYPLAVAAPDVRTGMSTLVQAWGVGPLRSNTVLVNWLEAISEAGSSAQLWYGRMLAGAVKLGQHVVVLDTGETAWLRLGELAPDQRRIDIWWFDDESSRLCLLLAHLMTRTADWEDASLRVIAPSSEPDAERLRSRLERRLSDDFRIDAAVEVAQEPDLDEVIRLSWDAALVYFPLRIAGMHLEDPFGRDLPSTLARLPIVALVAACQDVRLREAREEPAPPAASHAEDAAPPEDASESDEPADGEDSPN from the coding sequence ATGGCAGCGTCGCGCGGCACACTCGGGACGTTCGGCGGAGTCTTCACGCCGAGCATTCTCACCATTCTCGGACTGATCCTTTTCCTGCGGGTCGGGTTCGTCGTCGGGAGCGGCGGCGTGGCCCAGGCGCTGCTCATCCTGGCCTTGGCAACCACGATATCCACGCTGACGAGCCTCTCTCTGTCTGCGATTGCGACCAACCGCCGGGTGCGCGGCGGCGGCGACTACTATCTGATCTCACGCAGCCTCGGTGTGTCGTTCGGCGGCGCACTCGGGCTCGTACTATTCGTCGCACAAGCGGTCTCGGTCGGGTTTTACTGCGTCGGTTTCGCGGAGGGCGTCTCCGGTCTTTCGCCGGAAGCCGCCGCTCTGCCGGAGAAGGCGGTCGCCGGCGGAGCGGCGGCGCTCCTTCTGATGCTCGCCTATCTCGGCGCCGATCTCGCGACGCGCTTTCAGTACGTGATCATGGTCCTCCTCGTCGGGGCCATGATCTCCCTCTTCGCGGGCGGCGTGCCCGCCGTGAGCGGTGAGATGCTTCGGGCAAACTGGACCGCGGCCGACGGAGGCCCGGGGTTCTGGGTGCTGTTCGCAATCTTCTTCCCCGCGGTGACGGGGTTCACCCAAGGGGTGAGCATGTCCGGGGATTTGAAAGACCCCGCGCGCAGCCTCCCCACGGGGACGTTCGCCGCGGTCGGGCTTTCGACCGTCGTCTACGCCGCGACGATCCTACTCCTTGGGTCGACATCCCCGTTGACGACTCTGGCGAACGAGTCCGCCGCGCTAAAGCACATCGCGCTCGTACCCTGGCTGATCGCCGCGGGCGTTCTCGCCGCAACGCTGTCGTCCGCACTCGCTTCGTTCCTCGGTGCGCCCCGAATTCTTCAGGCGCTCGCGGCCGACCAAATCTTCTTGCGCCTCACCCCGTTCGCCGTCGGACACGGCCCCTCGGGGAACCCGCGCAGGGCGATCCTCCTCACCGCAGTCATCGCCGGGGTCACGATCGCGGCCGGCAACCTCAACCTGATCGCCGGCCTCGTATCGATGTTCTTCCTCATCTCCTACGGGCTGCTGAACTACGCTACGTACGTCGAGGCCACCGCGGCGAGCCCCTCGTTCCGCCCGCGCTTCGGATTCTTCCACGCGCACGCCAGCCTCGCCGGAACGGCGCTCTGCGGGATCGTCATGCTCGCAATCGACCCGGTCTCCGGCGTGATCGCCACCACCGTGATTGCCGCCATCTACCAGTATGTCCGTCGCACCGCGGTCCCCGCGCGCTGGCGCGACAGCCGCCGTGCGTACCAATTCCGGCGCGTCCGAGAGGGGCTGCGCGAGATCGCAGCAGAGCCCGAGGGACCTACCGATTGGCAGCCTCAAATCCTGGCGTTCACACATGGCCTCGAGCGCCGCGAGCGCGTATTGCAGTTCGGCTCGTGGATCGCAGGCAACTCGGGAATCGTCACGGCGGCCGTTCTCATCGAGGGCGAGGGGCTCTCTGAGGAATCGCAACGGCGTTGTGCCGAGGCGGAGGCGGAACTCCGAGCGGAGATCGAAGAGCACGAGCACGACGTCTACCCGCTAGCCGTCGCGGCCCCCGACGTCCGCACTGGCATGTCGACGCTCGTTCAAGCGTGGGGCGTGGGGCCGCTCCGGTCGAACACCGTCTTGGTCAACTGGCTCGAAGCGATCTCCGAGGCAGGCTCCAGCGCGCAGCTCTGGTACGGCCGCATGCTTGCGGGTGCCGTAAAGCTCGGCCAACATGTTGTCGTTCTCGATACGGGCGAGACGGCCTGGCTCCGCCTCGGCGAACTCGCGCCCGACCAGCGTCGAATCGATATCTGGTGGTTCGACGATGAGTCTTCACGCCTCTGCCTGCTTCTCGCCCACCTCATGACGCGAACCGCGGATTGGGAAGACGCCTCTCTGCGGGTCATCGCGCCGTCGAGCGAGCCCGACGCGGAGCGCCTTCGTTCGCGACTCGAGCGCCGCCTGAGCGACGACTTCCGGATTGATGCGGCGGTCGAGGTCGCGCAGGAGCCGGACCTCGACGAGGTCATCCGTCTCTCTTGGGATGCCGCGCTCGTCTATTTCCCGCTACGGATTGCGGGAATGCATCTCGAGGATCCGTTCGGCCGGGACTTGCCTTCGACGCTCGCCCGCCTGCCGATCGTCGCCCTCGTGGCCGCCTGCCAGGACGTGCGTCTCCGGGAAGCACGAGAGGAGCCCGCGCCACCCGCCGCGTCGCACGCGGAAGACGCGGCGCCGCCCGAGGACGCGAGCGAGTCCGACGAACCCGCGGACGGGGAGGATTCGCCGAATTGA